The genomic interval AATTGGTTGTCTTTCTCCAGATGGGATGTTCCAGCCGTCCTTCAGTCTCAACAAGTTGTGTAAGTTCTGTGACGTGGAGTCTTCATCCTGCAACGGAACAGGAAGCTGCCTCTCGAACTGCTCCATCACCTCCATCTGTCGTCTGGAGCAGGAAGTCTGCATCGCCATCTGGTAGGAttacggtgggggggggggtcagtctgCATCTGGTAGGATTACAGTGGAGAGGGGGGGGTCTGGGTCAGTCTGCATCTGGTAGGAttacagtggagagagggggggggggtctgggtcAGTCTGCATCTGGTAGGATTACAGTGGAGAGGGGGGGGTCTGGGTCAGTCTGCATCTGGTAGGATTACggtggagagggtgggggggtcaGTCTGCATCTGGTAGGATTatagtggaggggggggggggggtctgggtcAGTCTCCATCTGGTAGGATTacagtggagaggggggggggtgtctggGTCAGTCTGCATCTGGTAGGATTACAGTGGAGAGGGGGGGGTCAGTCTGCATCTGGTAGGATTAtagtggagaggggggggggggtctgtgtaaGTCTCCATCTGGTAGGATTAtagtggagagggggggggtctGGGTCAGTCTGCATCTGGTAGGAttacggtggaggggggggggggggggtctgtgtcaGTCTCCATCTGGTAGGATTacagtggagagggggggggggggggctgggtcaTTCTCCATCTGGTAGGATTAcggtggagagggggggggggggtctgggtcAGTCTGCATCTGGTAGGATTAcggtggagagggggggggggggtctgggtcAGTCTCCATCTGGTAGGATTACAGTGGAGAGGGggtgtctctgtcagtctctctgtctgtgtcagtctctctgtctgtgtctgtctctctgtctgtgtcagtttctgtctctctgtctgtgtgtcttacgatctctctgtttgtgtgtgtctgtgcatgtttgtgtgtctgtctctctctctctttccattatCTCCATTTATCTCCCGTTATCTCCAGGAGGAAGAATGACAGTAACTACAGCATCGAGACTCTGTGTCATGACCCCTCCAAGCCTCTGTACGGCATCGAGCTGGATGACTACAACAGCTCTATGTGTACCATGAAAGAGAAGAAGAGCTCTGGAGGACCGTTGTACATTTGCTCCTGTACTGAGGAGGAGTGTAACGATAACCTGGCCTTCGCTCCCGGTGAGTACCTTCTCACACCTACTGTATCAGTCAATTGATCTAATACCGTTATTCTGTTAGTGAGTACCttacatacctactgtatcagtCAATTCATCTAATACCCTTATTCTGTTAGTGAGTACCTTacatactgtacctactgtatcaGTCAATTCATCTAATACCCTTATTCTGTTAGTGAGTACCTTacatactgtacctactgtatcaGTCAATTCATCTAATACCCTTATTCTGTTAGTGAGTACCTTacatactgtacctactgtatcaGTCAATTCATCTAATACCCTTACTGTGGGagtaaggtagagagagacaaatgTAGAATAGTGTGGGCTCTATCTCCTCAAGCCCTGTGAGAGGTAGAGGGAAACAGTGTAGAATAGTGTGGGCCCTATCTCCTCCAGCCCtgtgagaggtagaggtagacagTGTAGAATAGTGTGGGCCCTATCTCCTCCAGCCCTttgagaggtagaggtagaggtcgaGGGAgacagtgtagtgtggtgtagtgtgggaCCTGTGGGGCCTTGCAGGAGATCTCAGACATGTGGTTTCCTGTCTGTGCTTTACTCAAAGCAGAAACATCTCAGCCACATGCTActtttttatttctttcttttttttaatatttttttttatttcacctttatttaaccaggtaggccagttgagaacacctttatttaaccaggtaggccagttgagaacacctttatttaaccaggtaggctagttgagaacacctttatttaaccaggtaggccagttgagaacacctttatttaaccaggtaggccagttgagaacacctttatttaaccaggtaggctagttgagaacacctttatttaaccaggtaggccagttgagaacacctttatttaaccaggtaggctagttgagaacacctttatttaaccaggtaggctagttgagaacacctttatttaaccaggtaggccagttgagaacacctttatttaaccaggtaggctagttgagaacacctttatttaaccaggtaggccagttgagaacacctttatttaaccaggtaggctagttgagaacacctttatttaaccaggtaggccagttgagaacacctttatttaaccaggtaggccagttgagaacacctttatttaaccaggtaggctagttgagaacacctttatttaaccaggtaggccagttgagaacacctttatttaaccaggtaggctagttgagaacacctttatttaaccaggtaggctagttgagaacacctttatttaaccaggtaggccagttgagaacacctttatttaaccaggtaggccagttgagaacacctttatttaaccaggtaggctagttgagaacacctttatttaaccaggtaggccagttgagaacacctttatttaaccaggtaggccagttgagaacacctttatttaaccaggtaggctagttgagaacacctttatttaaccaggtaggccagttgagaacacctttatttaaccaggtaggccagttgagaacacctttatttaaccaggtaggctagttgagaacacctttatttaaccaggtaggctagttgagaacaagttctcatttgcaactgcgacctggccaagataaggcatagcagtgtgaacagacaacacagagttacacatggagtaaacaattaacaagtcaataacacagtagaaaaaaggggagtctatatatacattgtgtgcaaaaggcatgaggaggtaggcgaataattacaattatgcagattaacactggagtgataaatgatcagatggttatgtacaggtagagatattggtgtgcaaaagagcagaaaaataaataaataaaaacagtatggggatgaggtaggtgaaaatgggtgggctatttaccaatagactatgtacagctgcagcgatcggttagctgctcagatagcagatgtttgaagttggtgagggagataaaagtctccaacttcagcgatttttgcaattcgttccagtcacaggcagcagagaactggaacgaaaggcggccaaatgaggtgttggctttagggatgatcagtgagatacacctgctggagcgcgtgctacggatgggtgttgccatcgtaaccagtgaactgagataaggcggagctttacctagcatggacttgtagatgacctgaagccagtgggtctggcgacgaatatgtagcgagggccagccgactagagcatacaagtcgcagtggtgggtggtataaggtgctttagtgacaaaacggatggcactatgataaactgcatccagtttgctgagtagagtgttggaagcaattttgtagatgacatcgccgaagtcgaggatcggtaggatagtcagttttactactGCACAGATTGtatagaaagatagagagagacaggagagagagacacaggagatgggagagagaatgagagagcgagagacaggagatgggagagagaagaagagatggagagagagagataggagatgggagagagaagaagagagagagagagacaggagagagaaggagagagaaggagagagagacaggagatgggagagagaagaagagagggagagagagagacaggagatgggagagagaagaagagagggagagagagacaggagatgggagagagaagaagagagggagagagagg from Oncorhynchus clarkii lewisi isolate Uvic-CL-2024 unplaced genomic scaffold, UVic_Ocla_1.0 unplaced_contig_8630_pilon_pilon, whole genome shotgun sequence carries:
- the LOC139398188 gene encoding TGF-beta receptor type-2-like → MERRGFSLLCWGTIPFLFISVMEPSGVDGMFQPSFSLNKLCKFCDVESSSCNGTGSCLSNCSITSICRLEQEVCIAIWRKNDSNYSIETLCHDPSKPLYGIELDDYNSSMCTMKEKKSSGGPLYICSCTEEECNDNLAFAP